In Pseudomonas sp. p1(2021b), the genomic window TAGCCCTGGACGATTTCGTCGATCATCGCCTGGTCCAGCGCCCGGGGCATCACCCGGAAGCGTTCGTTGGGCACTGCCGAAGCCGAATAGGCCACCGCCAGCAGGCCGTCGGCCGTTTCCATGATCTCGCGACCGGGGTGGAACAGCTGCGACAGCACCACCGTGCCGTGCGTGTGGCAGGCCTCGGCCAGGCGCCGGTAGCCCTCGATGCAGGCATCGTCGGTGGCCATCAGTACGTGGGAGGTATAGCGCGCGCTGTCGTGTACGCCGGCCACCTGCAACACGATCAAGCCGGCACCGCCCTCGGCGCGGGCACGGTGGTAGGCGATCAGCTTGTCGTTGACCAGGTTGTCGGTGGGCAGGCAGGTGTCATGCCCGGTGGACATGATGCGGTTCTTCAGGCATTTGCCACGGATCTGCAACGGCTCGAACAGGTGGGCGAAGGCGGTCGACATGCGCGCAGCTCCGGTGAGTTGTTGTTTTACGTCATGAAAGTGTAGCTCCAGTAAAAAATCAACTTGTTTTTTTACTTGCTCGCGACTAGCGTTCCCTTCGACCCCTCAAGCAGGGGCGCCTCACAACAACAAGAAAGCGGGCCTTGGCTGTACCGGCCAGGCACCGGCAGGAGGAACCAGCGATGAATGCATTTCCCCGCAGGACCGGCTTTTGCGCACTGCTGTTGGCCTTGGGCCTGGGCAGTGTGCAAGCGGCGCCGCAGATGGTCGTGGTCGGCTATGGTGGTGCAGGCCAGAAAGCCCAAGATGTGGCGATCTTCCAGCCTTTCAGTGCCCAGGACGGCAGCAAGCTGATCCAGAGCGAATACAACGGCGAGATGGCCCGTATCCAGGTGATGGCCGATACCGGGAATGTCGATTGGGATGTGGTGCAGATCGAAGGCCCGGACCTGATGCGTGGGTGCGACGAGGGCATCTACGAGCGCCTGGACTGGCAGCAACTGGGCGGTACTTCCGAGCTGATACCTGATGCGGCCCAGGATTGCGGTTCGGCGGCACTGGTATGGAGCGTGGCAATTGCCTACGACCGGAGCAAGCTGGCCCAGGCGCCGACTTCCTGGGCGGATTTCTGGGACGTGAAGAAATACCCCGGCAAGCGCGGCCTGCGCAAACGCGCGGTATACAACCTGGAGTTCGCTTTGCTGGCCGACGGCGTCAAGGTCGAGGACGTATACAAGGTCCTGGCCACTCCGGCAGGCGTCGAGCGCGCTTTCGCCAAGCTGACCGAGCTCAAGCCGTACATCCAGTGGTGGGATGCCGGCGCCCAGCCGCCCCAGTGGCTGGCCGCGGGCGATGTGGTGATGACGTCCACCTATAGTGGCCGCATCGCCGTGGCCGCGCAGCAGGGCAGCCCGCTGGCGGTGGTCTGGCCGGGCAGCCTGTATGGTATGGACTATTGGGCGATCATC contains:
- a CDS encoding ABC transporter substrate-binding protein — translated: MNAFPRRTGFCALLLALGLGSVQAAPQMVVVGYGGAGQKAQDVAIFQPFSAQDGSKLIQSEYNGEMARIQVMADTGNVDWDVVQIEGPDLMRGCDEGIYERLDWQQLGGTSELIPDAAQDCGSAALVWSVAIAYDRSKLAQAPTSWADFWDVKKYPGKRGLRKRAVYNLEFALLADGVKVEDVYKVLATPAGVERAFAKLTELKPYIQWWDAGAQPPQWLAAGDVVMTSTYSGRIAVAAQQGSPLAVVWPGSLYGMDYWAIIKGSRHADQARRLIAYANQPDTQVRYVEQIPYGPTNTQAAAKLDPGLASWVPTSPENLKGALAMDVAFWVDHGEELEQRFNAWASK